Below is a genomic region from Halobacterium sp. CBA1132.
GGCGCGGCGTCGACCGCGCGCTCGACCGCGGCAGCGGGGTCGCTCGCCCGCGCGAGCAGCGTCACGGCCTCGCGCTCCGCGTTGTACCCCCGGCTGGTGAGCTCGCGGACGACCCGGACCGGAGGTTCTCGTGGCACACCACGTCAGCACGGCGAGCGCGAGCAAAAGCATGGCGGTCCGCGAGGGGAAAGTTGAAACACCGGACCAGCGAACTCCGAGTAGATGACCAACGGCGACGACGTGCCCGACCCCCGCGGCGGCCCGCGGGCCGCGCTCGTCTGGTTCCTCCGCACCGACCACGGCGCCGTGATGTTCGTCCGCGAAGCCGCCAGCAGCGCGCTCACCGTCGCCATGGTCGGCCTGCTGTTGTTCTCGGTCAGCGGCGTCTGGCCGCCGCTGGTCGCCGTCGAGAGCGGCAGCATGCAGCCGAACATGGAGAAAGGCGACCTCGTGTTCGTGATGGAAGAACAGCGGTTCGCCCCCGAGTACGCCACCGGCGACACCGGCGTCGTCACTCACGCTGACGCCACCGGCCACGACTACCGGCAGTTCGGCGGCTTCGGGGACGTCATCGTCTACAAGCCGTACGGGAACGCGCGGGAGACGCCGGTGATACACCGCGCGCGCTTCTGGGTGGACGACGGCGAGAACTGGTACTCGAAGGCCGACCCAGAGTACGTCGACGCCAGCAGTTGCGACGAACTCCGGAACTGTCCCGCGCCCCACGCCGGCTTCATCACGAAGGGCGACAACTCGGTGACCAACGACTACTACGACCAGACGCGGGGCATCTCCAGCCCCGTCAAG
It encodes:
- a CDS encoding S26 family signal peptidase, which produces MTNGDDVPDPRGGPRAALVWFLRTDHGAVMFVREAASSALTVAMVGLLLFSVSGVWPPLVAVESGSMQPNMEKGDLVFVMEEQRFAPEYATGDTGVVTHADATGHDYRQFGGFGDVIVYKPYGNARETPVIHRARFWVDDGENWYSKADPEYVDASSCDELRNCPAPHAGFITKGDNSVTNDYYDQTRGISSPVKPAWVKGTAEYRVPYLGWVRLTFAGTLTPGTATADTEAVGGVEPSPADTNSTSGNASAVALTPLT